The nucleotide sequence TGCTAACAAAAGGTTTAATCCAACTAGGCAATACAGTATTAATAATGTCCGCAATCGGAGATCCTCTATGAGGAGTATTCAAAGTGGTTAGAGTAGAAACTTTAGAAGAAAGTCCAAGGTTGGAAATTGCGTAACGGCTATCCAATCCACCTTGAGAGTGCCCAAGGATATGTACTTTGCTGAAGCCGTTTGCAGCCATATAGACAAGGATTTTGTCCTTTAACTGAACTCCGCGAGTTTCATTGGATTGAGCCGCGGTTTTGGCAGGTGCATATACGGTAGCTCCTTGGGATTGAAGGTAAGTATCCATTCCTCCCCAATAGCTTAAAATACTGATAACACCGGAGGAATCATTTCCCCAACCGAAAAGTCCATGGGAAAGAACGATTGGATACGATCCCGCTAGGGGCTTGGAGGAAGATCCTCCACCGGAAGCGAACACTGTGCCGCTACACAAAAATAGGAGCAATACTGCTAATCCTAATTTACGCATTTGAGTTTACCTCTTCACTATTCTCTTGCTGTCTATATGGTCTCAGATTGAGATTCGCTTAGTTTAACTTGTTCGCTTTTTTATCTGTATCACTCGG is from Leptospira sp. WS58.C1 and encodes:
- a CDS encoding esterase/lipase family protein, with amino-acid sequence MRKLGLAVLLLFLCSGTVFASGGGSSSKPLAGSYPIVLSHGLFGWGNDSSGVISILSYWGGMDTYLQSQGATVYAPAKTAAQSNETRGVQLKDKILVYMAANGFSKVHILGHSQGGLDSRYAISNLGLSSKVSTLTTLNTPHRGSPIADIINTVLPSWIKPFVSTILGVFVQLVYNGGEQNAIAALGSLTTSGTAAFNTRTPDAPSVKYFSYGSYITIPDLIQHPLMGLIQPACIAGGLFNGQGGTCDGLVPYSSLKWGTFKGGPDYGLLVTGVDHIQCSNTLNSGKFWYDVEGYFLKMASNAKSNQ